AGTTGATGTAGGTGTTGGTCAGGATCCGGTAGAGCCAGGCCTTCAGGTTCGTGCCCTGCTCGAACTGGTGAAAGGCCGCGTACGCCTTCAGGTAGGTCTCCTGGACCAGGTCTTCGGCATCCGCCGGGTTGCGCGTCATGCGCAGCCCAGCAGCGTAGAGCTGATCGACGAATGGCATCGCGTCCCGCTCGAACCGGGCCCTGCGCTCGTCCGTCTTCTCGGTGGTCAACCGCACATCCCCTCGCGTCGGATGCTTTCCCGCCGAGGATACGCGCACGGACCTGCCCACAGATTCACTTCCGGCTGGTGTGCCCGTGCTCACCGCACCCACCCCGCCCGGTCCCGCTGTCACGGGCCAGTCCGGACCATCCAACAGCTGTCGCAGCTGCCGGGCGTCCCGCTCGTCCCGTTCCAGGCTTCGTGTCTCGGTCGGCACCGGTCACCCCCCTCGCAGAAAAGTCGTCCGGGGTTAGTAACGCGAGATGACCGGTGAGGCATTCCGCCCGGCTCTCCCGTTCCTGGTCCCGGCCCCGGTGGCGCCGGCGCTGGGACCAGGAAGGGCCTGGGAGGACTGGTGCCGTCCGTCCGATTCGGGCCGGCGGCACCATCGGATGCAACGACCCGCGACCGGCAGCGGAAACGGTCGGGAGGCTCAGTCGGCCACCCAGCGGTGCCGGCGCAGCCAGTCCCCCACCACGTCCGCCGTGCCGGCCGGGTCCCGCCGTAGGTCGTGCGTCTCGCCCGGCCGGGTCACGACCTGCACGGTCGGCCCGGACGCGGGCACGCCGAACGGGTCCCGGTCACCGTTGACCACAAGCGTCGGCAGGCCGGTGGCCAGCTCGGCGGCCCGGGAGCGTTCCGGCCGGCCGGGCGGGTGCAGCGGAAAGGCCAGCGCGACGACACCGGCCGCGCCCACTGCGCGGGCCGTCCGGCAGGCCACCCGCGCGCCGCTGGAACGACCACCGACAAGCACGGTGGTCACCTCGCCGTGGCGGGCGCGCAGCGCGGCGAGCACCGCCGTCCACGCCTCGTCGAGGTGCCCGGCGGGGGCCGGCGCGCGACGGCCGGCGACCCGGTAGGGCTGGGTCACCCGAATCACCGCCAGGCCGGCCGCGACCGCCGTGTCCCGTACCGCGAGCAGGTCGGGCGCGTCCACGCTGCCGCCCGCCCCGTGCCCGAGCACCAGCAGGGCGGCAGCCGACCGGGCCGGCAGGTCGGTGTCGATCCGCGCCGGGCCGCGGGGGGTGTCGATGTCTTCGCTGGGCAGCACCGACCCATTCTGCGCCGACCTGGCCGGTCACCGGGACGGGTTCGCCCCCGGCGGTCAGCTCAGCGGCACCAGGGTGAGCAGGCGGTCGCGTACCGGCGGCCCGGCGTCGTCGGCCGCGTCCGGATCGGGCTCGACCTCGCCGCGCCAGGCGACAAGCATCGCCCGCCTCTCGCGGGGTGTGGTCGCCCCCCACACGCCGTGGCAGTCACCGACCTCCAGCGCCCACGCCAGGCAGGAACCCTGCACGTCACAACTGCGGCACAGCGCGACGGCGGCGTCCGCCGGCTCGTTCGGCGCCGGAAAGAACGTCTCCGGATCGACGCTCTGGCACGTCCCTCTGGTGCGCCACGCGTCGTCCTCTCGGCGTTCTCGCAAGGCCCGCAGCAGCCGCGGATCTCTCCGTGCCGCAGCCACCTCGTGCGGGCGGGGCATACGCGCCCGTGTCATTCCACCCACCTCCCCCGTGGGACCGGCAAGATCGGTGGACGTCGTCCGCCCCGTGCGAATCGACAGCCACTACCGGCGCTGTGTTGTATCGCACTTCCCGACACCGGGACAAGGGGCTACGGAGAACATGGCTGAACGGCCAGGCGACGAATCGAGCAGAACCCTGGCAAATCGGTGCCCGACGATGCCTGTCATTTTCAGAACAGGGTCAGCTCCGGTGGGGCCGGCAGCGGCGGAACGGACACCCGGGCGGTCAACTCCGGGCCGTCGTTGCGGACGTCACCCACCGCCGGCCCGACCGGGCGGATCTCCAACCCGGCCAGGCGGTCGGGCGACGCGGGCGCGAGCAGGCGTTCGGGCTCGTCGCACGGCCCCAGCCAGGACGACCACCGATCGGGCGGCAGCAGCACCGGCATCCGGTCGTGCACCTCGGCCAGCTCGCCGAGCGCAGCGGTGGTCAGCACGCTGAAGGTGAGCCGGCTCTCGGCGGCGGACTCCCACACCGACCAGATGCCGGCCAGGGCGAGCACCGAGCCGTCGGCCGGGGTCATGAAGTACGCCTGCCGGCCGCCGTCGGGCTGGCGGACCCACTCGTACCAGCCGTCGGCCGGGACCAGGCAGCGGCGGCGGGCGAACGCCCCGGCGTACGCCCGGCTGGTGGCCACCGTCTCGGCCCGCGCGTTGATCATGCGGGCCGCGCCGGCGGCGGACCGGGACCAGTGCGGCAGAAACCCCCAGCGGGCGACGCACAGGCTGCGGTGCCCCTCCGCGGTGAGCCGGATCAGCGGCACGCGATCGGTGGGCGCGACGTTGTGATCCGGTCGGATCGGGCCGTCGGTGTCGTCGGACGACTCGAACAGCGCGCTCAACTCGCCGGAGCCACGGGTCGTCGCGTACCTGCCGCACATGCGCTCACGCTAACTCGTCGGGGGCCCGGCCTGCTGTCCCGCCAACCGGGAGTACGACCGCCGGTCCGCGTCACCCACCGGCGGACACGGCAGAATGTAACCGTGGGGAATCTGACCGCGACCCGGCCGCCGCAGCCGTGGACCGCACCTACCGCATCCGACCCGGTGACGGCGACACTGCGCCTGCCCGGTTCCAAGTCGATGACCGCCCGCGCCCTGGTGCTCAGCGCCGTGGCCGCCGGGCCGTCGACGCTCGCCGAGCCGCTGCGCGCCCGCGACACCGAGCTGATGGCAGCCGGCCTGCGGGCGATGGGTACGCACGTCTCGATCAGCGACGACGAGCGTTGGCTGGTCCGGCCGCACCCGCTGGTCGGCCCGGCGCACGTGGACGTCGGGCTGGCCGGCACCGTGATGCGGTTCGTGCCACCGGTGGCGGGCCTGGCCGACGGGCAGGTCACCTTCGACGGTGACCCGTACGCCCGTACCCGCCCGCTCGGCCCGCTGGTCGGCGCGCTGCGCTCGCTCGGCGTCCGGATCGACGTCACAGGCACGGGCAGCCTGCCGCTGACCGTGCGCGGCACCGGTGGGGTCACCGGCGGTGAGGTGGTGATCGACGCGTCCGTGTCCAGCCAGTTCGTCTCCGCGTTGCTGCTGGCCGCCCCACGCTTCGACCGGGGCGTCGTGGTCCGCCACGTCGGCCCGCCGGTGCCCTCCGCGCCGCACCTGCGGATGACCGTGCAGATGCTGCGGGCCGCCGGCGCCGCTGTCGACGACACCACTCCCGACGTGTGGACCGTCGAGCCCGGCCCGCTCACCGGGCGCGGCTGGGAGATCGAGCCCGACCTCTCCGGCGCCGTGCCGTTCTTCGCCGCCGCCCTCGTCACCGGCGGCGAGGTCACCCTCACGGGTTGGCCGCACAGCAGCGCCCAGCCGCTCGAACAGCTCCGCTCGCTGCTGCAGCGGATGGGCGGCGAGGTCACCCTCACCACCGCCGGGCTGACCGTGCGGGGCACCGGGGTGGTGCACGGCCTGACCGCCGACCTGTCCGACGTCAGCGAGCTGACCCCCGTGCTGACCGCGCTGGCCATGCTTGCCGACTCACCGTCGGTCCTCACCGGCGTCGCGCACATCCGCGGCCACGAGACCGACCGACTGGGCGCGCTGGCGCGGGAGTTCGCCGCCCTCGGGGCCGACATCACGGAGACGCCGGACGGGCTGGAGATCAGGCCCCGGCCGCTGCGCGGCGGGACGTTCGGCACCTACCACGATCACCGGATGGCGCACGCCGCCGCGGTTGTCGGGCTCGCCGTGCCGGGCATCGAGGTGGACGACGTGGGGTGTACCTCCAAGACCATGCCCGAGTTCCCGGCACTATGGTCAGCGATGGTGACCGGAAAGTGCGCGTCCGGAAACCCCGCCGCGGCCGCTGCGGGGTTTCCGGACGCTCACTGAGCTGAGGCGAGAAGAGGACAGGTCCTGGCGACCAGACGGCGGGAGTACGACGAGGACGACGTACGGGTCCGGCCCGGAAAGTCCTCGCGTCCGCGTACGCGCACCCGACCCCAGCACAGCGACGCGGTGGACGGCTTCGTCATCGCGGTCGACCGGGGGCGCTACCAGTGCGTGCTGGCCGGCGCCGAACGTGGCGTGGTGGGGGCCGAGCTGCCCACGGTGACCGCGATGCGGGCCCGGGAGCTGGGCCGCAAGTCGGTGGTCGTGGGTGACCGGGTCAGCCTCGTCGGGGACACCTCCGGCGCCGAGGGCGCGCTCGCCCGCATCGTCCGGATCGCCGAGCGCCGCTCGGTGCTGCGCCGCACCGCCGACGACGACGAGACCACCGCCGAGGGTCGGCTGGAACGGGTGGTGGTGGCGAACGCCGACCAGTTGGTGATCGTCAGCGCGTTGGCCGACCCACCCCCGCGCACCGGGTTCATCGACCGTTGCCTGGTGGCCGCGTACGACGCGGACGTCGAGCCGCTGCTCTGCCTCACCAAGGCCGATCTGGCCGGGCCGGAGGAGGTGCTCGGCTACTACACCGAGCTGGAGCTGCCGTACGTGCTCAACCGCCCCGACTCCGACCTGCGGGCCCTCCGCGCGCTGCTCAGCGGCAAGGTGTCGGTGATGGTCGGGCACTCCGGGGTGGGCAAGTCGACGCTCGTCAACCGCCTCGTCCCGGACGCGCTGCGCGCGGTCGGCGTGGTCAGCGCGATCGGTCGCGGCCGGCACACCTCGACGAGCGCGGTGGCGTTGCGGCTGCCGCCGGTGCCCGGGGTCGACACCGATCCGGGCTGGATCATCGACACGCCGGGCATCCGCAGCTTCGGGTTGGCGCACGTCTCCGCCGACAGCCTGCTGCACGGCTTCCCGGACCTGGTGGAGGGCACCGTCGACTGCCCGCCCAACTGCCCGCACACGGCCGACGAGGCCGACTGCGGGCTGGACGCCTGGGTGGCCGCCGGCAAGGCCGACCCGCGCCGGCTGGCGTCGTACCGCCGGTTGCTCGCCTCCCGGGCCGGCGACGGCGACGCGCGCGGCGACAGCGACAGGCGCGGGCCCGGCGAGGGTGACAGGCGCGGGCCCGACGAGTGACCCGGCGGGCGTCGGCTAGGTTGCCGGCATGACCGGGTACGCCGACGACCTCGCCCTCGCCCACCTGCTCGCCGATCGGGCCGACGCCATCGCCCTGGACCGGTTTCGGGCGCTCGATCTGCGGGTGGAGACGAAGCCCGACCTGACGCCGGTCTCCGACGCCGACACCGCAGTGGAGCGGGAGATCCGGGCGCTGCTGGCCGAGCACCGGCCCGCCGACGGACTGCTCGGTGAGGAGTACGGCGCGCAGCCGTCCGCCGATCCGAACGGCCGTCGGTGGATCATCGACCCGATCGACGGCACCAAGAACTTCGTCCGTGGCGTGCCGGTGTGGGCCAGCCTGATCGCGCTGTACGACGGCGACCGGCCGGCGGTCGGCGTGGTGTCGGCGCCGGCGTTGGGTCGGCGCTGGTGGGCGAGCGCGGGCGCGGGCGCGTACGCCGGGCCGGGTCCGGCCGCGGGCGACCGGATCGGGGTCTCGGCGGTGCGTCGGGTCGCCGACGCGAGCGTCTGCTACTCGTCGCTGACCGGGTGGGAGGCCGCCGGGCGACTCGACGCGCTGCTCGACCTGTTGCGCGCCGGTTGGCGCAGCCGGGCGTACGGCGACTTCTACGGCTACATGCTGCTGGCCGAGGGCGCACTCGACGTGATGGCCGAGCCGGAGTTGTCGCTGTGGGACGTGGCGGCGCTGGTACCGATCATCACGGAGGCGGGTGGCACGATCACGGATCTGGAGGGTCGACAGTCCCCGACCGGCGAGCCGGGCACCGAGAGCAGCGTGGTGGCCACCAACTGTGTGCTGCACGCCGACATCCTCGCCCGGCTGAATCGGCCAGCCGAGCGCTGACCCCCGGCAACCTCTATCCTCGCCAGGTGGTCTCCTCCGGCTGGTGCTTCCTCGCGGCGATGATCGTCGCGTACGGCTTCGCCAACCTGCTCCAGTCGGTGGCTGCGGCACGCACCACAGTCCACCACACGTTCGATCCGGGTCTGCTGCTGCGACTGGCCGGGCACCGGACGTACCTGGTGGGGTTGAGCTGCCAGATCGGCGGTTTCGTGCTCGCCTTCCTGGCCCGGCGGGACCTGCCCCTGTTCCTGGTGCAGGCGAGCGTGGCGGCCGGGCTCGGGGTGACCGCCATCATCGGCGTGCTGGTGCTCAAGTGGCGGTTGCCGATGGCGGAGGTGGCCCTGCTGGCGCTGCTCTTCGCCGGGATCACCGCCCTGGTGCTGGCCGCCCGGCCGGCGCCGTCGAAACAGCTCGGCACCGCCGGCTCGGTGGCCCTGCTGGTGGCGCTCGGGGTGATCGCGGTGCTCGGCGTCTTCACCGTCCGACTGCACGGAGCGCCCGGGTCGGTGGCCCTGGGCTCACTGGCCGGGCTGGCGTTCTCCTCGGCCGCGGTCGCGGCCCGGCCGCTGGCCTCCGCGCCGTCGGCCGAGGCGTTCCTCGCCGACCCGCTGTTCTACCTGCTGATCGCCCACTCGGTCGTCGGCCAACTGCTCCTCGGCCTGGCCATGCAGCGCGGCTCGACGACCGCGGCGGTCGCCGCCATGGACGCCGCCGGCGCGGTGCCGGCGGCAATCGTCGGTCTGCTGCTGCTCAACGACAAGATCTGGCCGGGGCGGGAGTGGCTGGCCGCCACCGGTTTCCTGGTCACCCTCGCCGCCGTGATCGGCCTGACCCGCTACGCCCAGCCGCAGCAGCACCGCTCGGTGGCACACCGCCGGGATCGGGCCATGGTCGGCGCCGGCCGGTCCCTCTGACCGGCCGGCGCATCCGATTGCACGCCGCTCACGCCTCGACGGGCTTGCGGCGGCTCACCACCCGCTCGTAGAGGCGCTCCAGCGCCCCGGCGGTCCGTTCCCAGGTGTAGCTGCTGCGGACGCGGTCCACGGCGGCGTGACCGTAGGCGAACCGGCCGGCGTTGTCGCCGAGCAGTCGGCGCAGGGAGACCCCGAGCGCCCGCACGTCCCCGGGAGGCACGAGCCGGCCGGTGACCTCGTCGACCACGGCGTCCGCCAGGCCGCCCATCGCGTAGCCGACCACTGGCACGCCGCAGGCCATCGCCTCCAGCGAGACCCGCCCGGCCGAGGAGTAGTGCGGGGTGCAGGCCACCACGTCGGCGGACCGGTACCAGGTCGCCATCTGGTCGTGCGGAACCGCCCCGACCAGGCGCACCTGGTCGGCCACCCCGGCGCGCTCGGCCAGCTCACGGAGGCGACGCGCCTCCGCGTGGTTGGCCAGCTCACCGGCGGCTGGGCCACCGGCGATCACCAGCTCGGCGTCGCCGACCAGCCGCATGGCCCGGATCAGGTCGTCCTGGCCGTGCCCCGGGGACAGTCCACCGACGGAGAGGATGCGGGCCCGCTGTTCGCGCGGCGCCGCCTCGCCGTCCGGGTGGAACTGCGCGATGTCCACCCCGGCGGGCACCATCGCCACCGAGGTGCGTTGCAGACCCATCCGGGTCAGCTCGTCCACCTCGTCGTTGCACTGGGCGACGGCGATGTCCACAGCCCTGGTCAGCGCGCGCTCCAGCGGGATCCGCTCTCCCGGGCCGTCGTAGTTGCCGCCCAGGTGGCGCAACTGCTCCACCCCGAGCGAGTGGAAGGTCTGCACGACCGGGATGTCGGTCTCCCGGACTGCGTGCGCCGCCGCCAGGCCACCGATCCAGTAGTGCCCGTGCACCACCTCGGGACGCCAGGCGCCGCTCCACTCGTCGGTCAGCCAGCGTCCGAACTCGGTGACGTGCGGTATCAGACCGGCGGTGGGCAGGGCGGTCGCCGGGCCGACGGGCACCCGGTGCACCCGGTAGCCGTCGACCTCCGCCGTCGCCGGCAGCCCCGGGTCGTCCCGGCGCTCGTAGATGCGGACATCGTGGCCTCTGCCAACCAGCTCGGCGGCGACCCGCGCGATGTGTTGTTGGGTGCCGACCGGCGGGCCGTCGGCGTGCCGGTACGAACTGGTGTGCGCGCAGACGAGGCCGACGCGCATGGGTCACCTCCCTGCGATCTTTTCCTCGGCGGTCCCGGTCAGAGCGTCCCATTAACCTGGGGACCCGGAGCCGAAACCTGGCAGATCGGGAACAGTCACCGCAGGTGCCACCGACACTTGCGCCACGGCAATCACACGAGCCCCGTTCCGGTGCCGGTAGGGACGCTTCCCGATGATCCTCCGGCCGCTGGTGGTATGACCGGGCCCGACCGGGGGTACCGCTCAGGAATGCCGCTGACCCGCACCCTCGACGATTCGACCGTGGTGATCACCGGCGCGTCCAGCGGGATCGGCACGGCCACCGCGTACGCGCTGGCCCGCCGGGGCGCCGCAGTGGTGCTCGCCGCCCGCAGCGAGCCCGCGCTGCGACAGGTCGCGCAGCGCTGCCGAGAGCTGGGCGGGCGGGCGTTGGCCGTCCCGACGGACGTGACCGATCTGGAGTCCGTACAGCAGTTGGCCGACCGCGCGGTGGGCGAGTTCGGGCGCATCGACGCCTGGGTCAACAACGCAGCGGTGAGCGCGGTGGGTCTGTTCGACGAGATCCCGGTCGCCGAGTTCCGACGCGTGTTGGAGGTCAACCTGCTGGGCACGGTGCACGGGATCAAGGCCGCGCTGCCGTACCTCGGCGCGGCCGGCGGCGGCGTGCTTGTCAACAACGCCTCGGTGCTGGCCGAGGTGGCGATGCCGTACCAGTCGGCGTACAACGCCGCCAAGCACGGCATCCGCGGGCTGTCCGACACCGTCCGGCAGGAGCTGCGAGTCACCGGTCGGGGGCAGATCTCCGTCTGCACAGTGCTGCCGGCAACCATCGACACGCCCTTCTTCCGGCACGCGGCCAACCACAGCGGTCGGGAACTGGTGCCACCCCCGCCGGTCTACCCGCCGGAGGTGGTCGCCGAGACGATCGTGCGGTTGCTGCGCCGGCCGCGCCGCGAGGCGTACGCCGGTGGCGCCGCCCGGCTGGTCGGCCTCCAGTGGCGGTTGGCGCCGGCTCTGATGGAGCGCACCCTCGGCTGGTACGTCCACCGCACCCAGTTCGGTCCGGGCGCGCGGCTGGACAGCACCGGAAACGTGTTCCACGCCGATGGGCAGGCCGACCGCAGCGGGGGTTGGCACGGCCGGCGGCGTCAGCTGGTGCGGATGACAGCCGCGTTCGGGCTCGCGGCGGCCGGCACCGCCGTCGGCACCATGGCCATGAACCGCCGATCCCGATCGGATCGCTGATGACAGGCGTCGACCGACCGGACGCGCCGTTGGTCCGCGGCCCACACCCCGAGGCGACCATCGGAGTGGACGAGCGCTGTCGGGTGGAGGTCGACGAGTCGTCCCCGGTCGTCCGGTTGACTGGTGTGCTCGACGCCGAGGAGGCGGGCCGGGTCCACGACGTGTTGCTCGCACGGCTCAGCGACAGGCCCGGCCCGGTGGTCGCCGACGTGACCGGGCTGCTGGTCACCGACCCGGCCGGGCGGAACGTCTTCGCCGAGGTCCGCCGGGAGATCGCCGACTGGCCCGCCGCGGACCTGCTGCTCTGCGACCCGGCGGTCTCCGGGCCCGGTCGCCCCGATGCGGTCCTGGCGGGTGTGCCGGCCTGGCCCACCCTGGACGCCGCGCTGGCCGCGGTCGTCGCGGCCCCGCTGGCGGCGGTCCTGACCGCCGAGCTGCCGCCGACCGTGGAGTCCGCCCGGCAGGCCCGCGAGCTGGTCGCCACCGGTTGTGCGCGCTGGGGCATGCCGACCCTTACCGAGCCGGCGCAGATCGCGGTCACCGAGATGGTCAACAACGTGGTCACGCACGCCCGGACGCTCATGGACGTCCGGTTGGCGCCGCAGGGCGACACCCTGCACCTGGCGGTCCGTGACCACTCGTCGCGCCGGCCCACGTTCGCCGGCCTGTCCCCGCCCAACCGCGTGGGGGGCCGGGGCCTGCTGCTGATCGACACCGTGGCCCGCCGGTGGGGCACCAGCATGGTGCCGGACGGCAAGGTCGTCTGGTGCGTGCTGCACCCGGACGACGAGGCAGCGCACGACTGACGGGCCTCCCGCGCCCGGTGTCCGGTTCGCTGGGGTATGACCGGCGGCGCTCCGGTTACGGCGGGAGGGCAGCGGGTAGTGATCAGACATGCGCGACAACGAGTACCCGACCCCCGTGTCCGACACCGAGGCGGAGGGGCTGCCCGACACCGCCGACGACGACTCGACCGCCAACGACGACGTGCTCACCGGGCGCGAGGCGGACGGCCCGGAGCCGGCCCAACTGCCCGGCGACCGGACGCCGGTGGCGGTGGACCGCTTCGGGACGACCGCCGAGGAGCAACTCGACGGGGAGTCGTTGGACTACAAGCTCGACCGGGAGGTCTACGAGCGTCCGGCGGACGATCCGCTGGCCGGGACGATCGACCCGAAGATCGCCTTCGAGGCGGACAATCTGGAGGCCGCGGCGGAGGCCCAGCTGGACGCCGACGTGATGGACCCGGGCCCCACCTCGGATCCGAACTCGCCGGTCTCCCTCTACGACCACGGTCAGCTCGGCACGCCCGCCGACCACACGGTGGGCCGGCTGGTGGAGCCGGACGAGGGGGCGCACACCGACCAGGAGACCGACTCCGTGGCGTACGACGCCGGGTCGGCGGGCGGCGGGGCGACCGCGGAGGAGCTGGCCATCCACGAGACCGAGCCGCCGCGCTCGGTCTGAGCCGATCAGTCGTCCAGGCCACGCTCGATCGCGTAACGGGTCAATTCGACCCGGTTGTGCAGTTGCAGCTTACCCAGCGTGTTCTGCACGTGGTTCTGCACGGTGCGGTGGGACAGGCCGAGTCGCTGCGCGATCTGCTTGTACGACATCCCCTTGGCCACCAGGCGCAGCACCTCCGTCTCCCGGTCGGTGAGGCGGGGCATTTCCGGCTCCGCGTTCCCGGTCGTGCCCTGCCCCGGCCCGGTGGCCAGCCGCCGGTACTCCCCCAGCACCAACCCCGCCAGGCCGGGCGTGAAGACCGGGTCACCGGCGGCGGTGCGGCGTACGGCGTCGAGGAACGCGGCGGGCGCCGTCGACTTCACCAGGTAGCCGGTGGCGCCCGCCTTGACCGCGTCGAGCACGCTCTGCTCCTCGCCGCTGGCGCTGAGCATCAGCACCCGGACGTCGGGCAGCGCGGCGCGTAGCCCGACGACCACCTCGACACCGGAGATGTCCGGTAGTTGCAGGTCGAGGACTACCACGTCGGGTCGGGCGGCGGCGGCGACCCGGATCGCCTGCCGCCCCTCGCCACTTGTCGCCACCACCAGGAAGCCGGCCTCGGCCAGGTCGCGGGCCACGCCCTCGCGCCACATCGGATGGTCGTCGACGACCATCACCCGCACGGCAGTCACCGCGGTCTCCTCGGCACGGTCAGCTCTACCTCGGTGCCCGCATCGGAGGTCGACAGGATCCGGACCGTACCCCCGAGGTCGGCCACCCGACCGCAGATCGACTGGGCCACGCCGAGCCGTCCCTGCGCGGCGGCCTCGACAAGCCTGCCGTCCGGGATGCCCGGCCCCTCGTCACGGATCGACACGGTCACGGTCTCCCCCTCATCCTCGATCAACACCCAGGCCCGCCCGCCGGCGTGGTGGCCCACGTTGTCCAGGGCCGCACCGGCGGCCGCCGCCAACTCGCCGGCCACCTGCCGCGGCAGGGTGACAGGGGTGGCGGGGGCCGAGAGCGACACCGCCGCCGAGGCGTACCGGCCGAGCAGGCCCCGCAGGTCCACCGCGTCCGTACCGGCGGCAGCGGCAGGTGCGGTGCCCGCGATGAGGGCCCGCAGAGCGGCCTCCTGCTCACCGGCGAGCCGGGCCAGTTCGCCTGCCTCGCCGGGCAGGTGCGCGCCGCGCCGCTGCACGAGCGCCAGCACCTGGAGCACCGAGTCGTGGATGTCGCGTGCCAGTCGCTCCCGCTCGCGGGTGGCCGCCTCCAGTTCCACGGCGTGTTGCAGGCGTTCCTCGGCGGCCACGGCGAGCCGCGCCACGTGCCCGACCACCACCCCGGCGAGCAGCAGCAGGATCACCCCGGTGAACGAGGTCTGGCTGATCCGTTCCCGGATGGCCAGGTCCGCGCCGGCGACCAGCAGCCCGGCCACCGTGCCCCGCCGCCGGCCGCCGGAG
The DNA window shown above is from Micromonospora lupini and carries:
- a CDS encoding alpha/beta hydrolase family protein, with translation MLPSEDIDTPRGPARIDTDLPARSAAALLVLGHGAGGSVDAPDLLAVRDTAVAAGLAVIRVTQPYRVAGRRAPAPAGHLDEAWTAVLAALRARHGEVTTVLVGGRSSGARVACRTARAVGAAGVVALAFPLHPPGRPERSRAAELATGLPTLVVNGDRDPFGVPASGPTVQVVTRPGETHDLRRDPAGTADVVGDWLRRHRWVAD
- a CDS encoding ATP-binding protein; amino-acid sequence: MTGVDRPDAPLVRGPHPEATIGVDERCRVEVDESSPVVRLTGVLDAEEAGRVHDVLLARLSDRPGPVVADVTGLLVTDPAGRNVFAEVRREIADWPAADLLLCDPAVSGPGRPDAVLAGVPAWPTLDAALAAVVAAPLAAVLTAELPPTVESARQARELVATGCARWGMPTLTEPAQIAVTEMVNNVVTHARTLMDVRLAPQGDTLHLAVRDHSSRRPTFAGLSPPNRVGGRGLLLIDTVARRWGTSMVPDGKVVWCVLHPDDEAAHD
- a CDS encoding SOS response-associated peptidase, which produces MCGRYATTRGSGELSALFESSDDTDGPIRPDHNVAPTDRVPLIRLTAEGHRSLCVARWGFLPHWSRSAAGAARMINARAETVATSRAYAGAFARRRCLVPADGWYEWVRQPDGGRQAYFMTPADGSVLALAGIWSVWESAAESRLTFSVLTTAALGELAEVHDRMPVLLPPDRWSSWLGPCDEPERLLAPASPDRLAGLEIRPVGPAVGDVRNDGPELTARVSVPPLPAPPELTLF
- a CDS encoding sigma-70 family RNA polymerase sigma factor, producing the protein MPTETRSLERDERDARQLRQLLDGPDWPVTAGPGGVGAVSTGTPAGSESVGRSVRVSSAGKHPTRGDVRLTTEKTDERRARFERDAMPFVDQLYAAGLRMTRNPADAEDLVQETYLKAYAAFHQFEQGTNLKAWLYRILTNTYINSYRKRQRQPIQAPTEEITDWQLAEAESHTSSGLRSAETEALDRLPDSDVKEALQQLPEEFRLAVYLTDVEGFSYKEVADIMGTPIGTVMSRLHRGRRNLRKLLEQYAAERGFSPARSAKGSTAAAAGREV
- a CDS encoding SDR family oxidoreductase, with amino-acid sequence MPLTRTLDDSTVVITGASSGIGTATAYALARRGAAVVLAARSEPALRQVAQRCRELGGRALAVPTDVTDLESVQQLADRAVGEFGRIDAWVNNAAVSAVGLFDEIPVAEFRRVLEVNLLGTVHGIKAALPYLGAAGGGVLVNNASVLAEVAMPYQSAYNAAKHGIRGLSDTVRQELRVTGRGQISVCTVLPATIDTPFFRHAANHSGRELVPPPPVYPPEVVAETIVRLLRRPRREAYAGGAARLVGLQWRLAPALMERTLGWYVHRTQFGPGARLDSTGNVFHADGQADRSGGWHGRRRQLVRMTAAFGLAAAGTAVGTMAMNRRSRSDR
- the hisN gene encoding histidinol-phosphatase, whose amino-acid sequence is MTGYADDLALAHLLADRADAIALDRFRALDLRVETKPDLTPVSDADTAVEREIRALLAEHRPADGLLGEEYGAQPSADPNGRRWIIDPIDGTKNFVRGVPVWASLIALYDGDRPAVGVVSAPALGRRWWASAGAGAYAGPGPAAGDRIGVSAVRRVADASVCYSSLTGWEAAGRLDALLDLLRAGWRSRAYGDFYGYMLLAEGALDVMAEPELSLWDVAALVPIITEAGGTITDLEGRQSPTGEPGTESSVVATNCVLHADILARLNRPAER
- a CDS encoding WhiB family transcriptional regulator produces the protein MTRARMPRPHEVAAARRDPRLLRALRERREDDAWRTRGTCQSVDPETFFPAPNEPADAAVALCRSCDVQGSCLAWALEVGDCHGVWGATTPRERRAMLVAWRGEVEPDPDAADDAGPPVRDRLLTLVPLS
- the aroA gene encoding 3-phosphoshikimate 1-carboxyvinyltransferase, yielding MGNLTATRPPQPWTAPTASDPVTATLRLPGSKSMTARALVLSAVAAGPSTLAEPLRARDTELMAAGLRAMGTHVSISDDERWLVRPHPLVGPAHVDVGLAGTVMRFVPPVAGLADGQVTFDGDPYARTRPLGPLVGALRSLGVRIDVTGTGSLPLTVRGTGGVTGGEVVIDASVSSQFVSALLLAAPRFDRGVVVRHVGPPVPSAPHLRMTVQMLRAAGAAVDDTTPDVWTVEPGPLTGRGWEIEPDLSGAVPFFAAALVTGGEVTLTGWPHSSAQPLEQLRSLLQRMGGEVTLTTAGLTVRGTGVVHGLTADLSDVSELTPVLTALAMLADSPSVLTGVAHIRGHETDRLGALAREFAALGADITETPDGLEIRPRPLRGGTFGTYHDHRMAHAAAVVGLAVPGIEVDDVGCTSKTMPEFPALWSAMVTGKCASGNPAAAAAGFPDAH
- a CDS encoding glycosyltransferase, with the protein product MRVGLVCAHTSSYRHADGPPVGTQQHIARVAAELVGRGHDVRIYERRDDPGLPATAEVDGYRVHRVPVGPATALPTAGLIPHVTEFGRWLTDEWSGAWRPEVVHGHYWIGGLAAAHAVRETDIPVVQTFHSLGVEQLRHLGGNYDGPGERIPLERALTRAVDIAVAQCNDEVDELTRMGLQRTSVAMVPAGVDIAQFHPDGEAAPREQRARILSVGGLSPGHGQDDLIRAMRLVGDAELVIAGGPAAGELANHAEARRLRELAERAGVADQVRLVGAVPHDQMATWYRSADVVACTPHYSSAGRVSLEAMACGVPVVGYAMGGLADAVVDEVTGRLVPPGDVRALGVSLRRLLGDNAGRFAYGHAAVDRVRSSYTWERTAGALERLYERVVSRRKPVEA
- the rsgA gene encoding ribosome small subunit-dependent GTPase A, with the translated sequence MDGFVIAVDRGRYQCVLAGAERGVVGAELPTVTAMRARELGRKSVVVGDRVSLVGDTSGAEGALARIVRIAERRSVLRRTADDDETTAEGRLERVVVANADQLVIVSALADPPPRTGFIDRCLVAAYDADVEPLLCLTKADLAGPEEVLGYYTELELPYVLNRPDSDLRALRALLSGKVSVMVGHSGVGKSTLVNRLVPDALRAVGVVSAIGRGRHTSTSAVALRLPPVPGVDTDPGWIIDTPGIRSFGLAHVSADSLLHGFPDLVEGTVDCPPNCPHTADEADCGLDAWVAAGKADPRRLASYRRLLASRAGDGDARGDSDRRGPGEGDRRGPDE